One window of the Ureibacillus sp. FSL W7-1570 genome contains the following:
- a CDS encoding stage V sporulation protein S: MDSLKVSSRSNPNSVAGALVAVIREQGYAEMQAVGAGALNQAVKAVAIARGFVAPSGTDLVCSPAFADIQIGGEDRTALKLVVEKRQR, translated from the coding sequence GTGGATTCATTGAAAGTATCATCTCGCTCAAATCCAAATTCTGTAGCAGGTGCGCTCGTTGCGGTAATTCGTGAGCAAGGATATGCGGAAATGCAGGCTGTAGGTGCAGGTGCTTTGAACCAAGCGGTGAAGGCAGTTGCCATTGCTCGCGGGTTTGTGGCGCCTAGCGGAACAGATTTAGTATGTTCACCAGCCTTTGCGGACATCCAAATTGGCGGAGAAGATCGTACCGCACTAAAACTTGTAGTTGAGAAACGCCAGCGATAA
- a CDS encoding TIGR00282 family metallophosphoesterase: MKVLFIGDIVGSIGREAVEKYLPRLKKKYEPDVVIANGENAAAGRGITQKIYQQLLQMGIDVITMGNHTWDNKEIFEFIDEAQYLIRPANFSKEAPGKGAVQITKNGNILTVINLHGRVFLPPHEDPFRMADELVEEARKISPLVFIDFHGEATSEKIAFGWYVDGRVSAVVGTHTHVQTADARIFPGGTAYITDVGMTGPYDEILGMKKESVIYKFQTNLPARFEVPKSGRDVFSGFFVDIDNETGKAISCERIYINDDYPFQG, translated from the coding sequence TTGAAGGTACTATTTATCGGTGATATCGTCGGCTCCATTGGTCGGGAAGCGGTAGAAAAATATTTACCAAGATTAAAGAAAAAATATGAACCGGATGTGGTTATTGCGAACGGAGAAAATGCGGCGGCAGGTCGCGGAATTACTCAAAAAATCTACCAGCAATTACTTCAAATGGGTATTGATGTCATTACAATGGGCAATCATACTTGGGATAATAAGGAAATTTTTGAGTTTATCGATGAAGCCCAATATTTGATTCGACCTGCAAACTTTTCAAAAGAGGCACCGGGGAAGGGTGCCGTTCAAATCACGAAAAACGGCAACATTTTAACGGTAATCAATTTACACGGACGCGTATTTTTGCCTCCCCACGAAGATCCGTTTCGGATGGCGGATGAATTGGTGGAAGAAGCGAGAAAAATCTCCCCTTTAGTATTTATTGATTTTCACGGCGAAGCAACGAGCGAGAAAATTGCTTTTGGATGGTACGTGGATGGAAGGGTATCGGCAGTTGTTGGAACACATACCCATGTTCAAACTGCGGATGCAAGAATATTTCCAGGGGGTACCGCATATATAACTGATGTGGGGATGACAGGACCATATGACGAAATTCTGGGAATGAAAAAAGAAAGTGTCATCTACAAATTCCAAACAAATTTGCCGGCCCGATTCGAAGTGCCAAAATCGGGAAGAGACGTATTCAGCGGCTTTTTCGTGGATATCGACAATGAAACCGGAAAAGCCATTTCCTGCGAAAGGATATACATCAATGATGACTATCCTTTCCAAGGCTGA
- a CDS encoding CpsB/CapC family capsule biosynthesis tyrosine phosphatase gives MVDIHSHILYGVDDGPKNIQESIEMLVAAVNEGITDIISTSHASHPQFDVPADVVIGQIRELQKKLDERQVPLTIHIGHEVRISEKIVERCVSNQVHLLANSNYLLLELPSSGIPLYTKNMIHELLRHDITPIIAHPERNKAIAEKPERLERLIREGALAQITAGSLAGFFGKKTQQLSLDLVRANLVHTYGSDAHHVTSRPFLFNEGLAVLEKKKEHDAIDLLLENNARILSNEPLIIYEPEEISKRKWWKMF, from the coding sequence ATGGTGGATATACATAGCCATATACTATACGGAGTGGATGATGGTCCGAAGAACATCCAAGAGTCGATTGAAATGCTTGTAGCAGCCGTTAATGAGGGCATAACCGATATCATTTCAACGTCCCATGCAAGCCATCCCCAATTTGATGTTCCTGCCGATGTGGTCATTGGGCAAATCCGGGAATTGCAGAAGAAATTGGATGAACGCCAAGTTCCGCTTACGATTCATATTGGCCATGAAGTGCGCATTTCAGAAAAAATCGTTGAACGGTGTGTCTCAAATCAAGTCCATCTTTTGGCAAATTCAAACTATCTATTGCTGGAATTGCCTTCAAGCGGAATCCCGTTATATACAAAAAATATGATCCATGAACTGTTGCGTCATGATATTACACCGATCATCGCCCATCCGGAGCGGAACAAAGCCATTGCGGAAAAACCCGAGCGCCTTGAACGATTGATACGTGAAGGGGCTCTGGCACAAATAACAGCCGGAAGTTTGGCGGGCTTTTTTGGGAAAAAGACCCAACAGCTTTCATTGGATTTGGTCCGGGCGAATCTTGTGCATACTTATGGTTCGGATGCCCATCACGTGACATCCAGACCGTTTTTATTCAACGAAGGTCTTGCGGTGTTGGAAAAAAAGAAAGAACATGATGCAATCGATCTTCTCCTTGAAAATAATGCCCGGATTTTATCCAATGAACCATTGATTATTTATGAACCGGAAGAAATAAGCAAGCGTAAATGGTGGAAAATGTTTTAG
- a CDS encoding 2-oxoacid:acceptor oxidoreductase subunit alpha, whose product MLHQLSWKVGGQQGEGIESTGEIFAMAMNRLGYHLYGYRHFSSRIKGGHTNNKITVRPTPVRAIADDLDILVAFDQETIEVNYKELTEDSIILADSKFEPVNPEDSKAPLFAVPFTEIASELGTSLMKNMVAIGSTAALLNLPIENFQEVVDEIFGRKGEEVVKKNMEAIRRGYEVTCELIGDKVGKWQLEPADGNRRLFMIGNDAVALGAIAAGARFMAAYPITPASEIMEYLIKKLPKFGGTVIQTEDEISACTMAIGANFGGVRSFTASAGPGLSLMMESIGLSGMTEQPLVIVDTQRGGPSTGLPTKQEQSDLMAMLYGTHGEIPKVVIAPSTIEEAFYDTIQAFNIAEELQLPVIVMTDLQLSLGKQTAEPFDYSKIEIRRGKLNLGELPEKDPKEDFKRFEVTEDGVSTRVVPGQLHGIHHVTGNEHDETGKPAEAPGNRKNQMDKRLRKLNYVNFKDPIYVDAPHEEADVLIVGFNSTRGAIEEVRPQLDEEGIKTNHVHVRLIHPFPANELRPYVERAKKVIVVENNATGQLANIMKMNIGAHDKTFNITKYDGTPFLPRELKTRVKELLD is encoded by the coding sequence ATGTTACATCAGCTTTCGTGGAAAGTCGGTGGGCAACAAGGCGAAGGGATTGAGAGTACTGGCGAAATTTTTGCGATGGCCATGAACCGTTTAGGTTACCATCTGTACGGCTATCGTCATTTTTCTTCCCGCATCAAGGGGGGCCATACAAACAATAAAATTACCGTTCGCCCGACACCGGTTCGTGCAATTGCGGACGATTTGGATATTTTGGTTGCATTCGACCAGGAAACGATTGAAGTCAATTATAAGGAATTGACGGAAGACAGCATCATTTTAGCGGATAGCAAATTTGAGCCTGTAAATCCAGAAGATTCGAAAGCCCCGCTTTTTGCGGTGCCATTTACTGAAATCGCTTCCGAACTGGGCACTTCATTAATGAAAAACATGGTGGCCATTGGATCTACTGCTGCTTTATTGAATTTGCCGATTGAAAACTTCCAGGAAGTTGTCGATGAAATTTTTGGCCGCAAAGGGGAAGAAGTGGTCAAAAAGAACATGGAGGCAATCCGCCGCGGATATGAAGTCACTTGTGAATTGATTGGCGACAAAGTTGGAAAATGGCAATTGGAACCGGCTGACGGCAATCGCCGGTTGTTCATGATTGGAAACGATGCGGTGGCATTGGGAGCAATCGCCGCCGGAGCGCGTTTCATGGCAGCATATCCAATTACGCCGGCTTCTGAAATCATGGAATATTTGATTAAAAAGCTTCCGAAATTTGGCGGTACGGTCATCCAAACGGAAGATGAAATTTCCGCATGTACAATGGCAATCGGTGCGAATTTTGGGGGAGTGCGCTCCTTTACAGCTTCAGCCGGTCCAGGTTTATCCCTCATGATGGAATCCATTGGTTTGTCCGGTATGACAGAGCAGCCCCTTGTCATTGTTGATACGCAGCGGGGCGGACCATCCACAGGGCTTCCGACAAAACAGGAACAATCAGACTTGATGGCGATGCTTTACGGCACCCATGGGGAAATTCCGAAAGTGGTCATTGCTCCTTCCACAATTGAAGAAGCCTTTTACGATACAATCCAAGCATTCAATATTGCGGAAGAATTGCAATTGCCTGTCATTGTGATGACCGATTTGCAATTGTCTTTAGGTAAACAGACGGCCGAACCTTTCGATTACTCAAAAATCGAAATTCGCCGAGGCAAATTGAATCTTGGAGAATTGCCTGAAAAAGATCCGAAAGAAGATTTTAAACGTTTTGAAGTTACAGAGGACGGCGTTTCAACGCGTGTGGTGCCTGGCCAGCTTCACGGAATCCATCACGTGACAGGAAACGAACATGATGAAACCGGAAAACCTGCGGAAGCTCCTGGAAACCGCAAAAATCAAATGGACAAGCGTTTGCGCAAATTAAATTATGTAAACTTCAAGGATCCGATTTATGTGGATGCGCCGCATGAAGAAGCCGATGTATTAATCGTTGGTTTTAACTCAACAAGAGGTGCCATTGAAGAAGTCCGGCCGCAATTGGATGAAGAAGGCATTAAAACAAACCATGTGCATGTACGCTTAATTCATCCATTCCCGGCAAATGAATTGCGGCCTTATGTTGAACGGGCGAAAAAAGTCATCGTGGTGGAAAACAATGCGACCGGGCAACTGGCCAATATCATGAAAATGAACATCGGCGCTCATGATAAAACATTTAATATTACGAAATATGACGGCACTCCATTCTTGCCTCGTGAACTAAAAACTCGTGTAAAGGAGTTGCTTGACTGA